One region of Microbacterium sufflavum genomic DNA includes:
- a CDS encoding O-methyltransferase, translating into MDSTPAAWADADTFLAEQLLEPDPALDAALAAQRAAGLPEIEVAPLAGKLLNLLVRLSGARRVLEIGTLGGYSTIWLARAVGEEGRVVTVEAEADNAAVARASLDAAGVGERVDIRIGRGADVLPTLVGGFDLVFIDADKESNTVYLDWAARLGHPGTVVVLDNIGRDGEIVREDSTDPKVVGTREGLRMLGEDPRFDATALQTVGLKGWDGVALALVV; encoded by the coding sequence ATGGACTCCACCCCCGCCGCCTGGGCCGACGCCGACACCTTCCTCGCCGAGCAGCTCCTGGAGCCCGATCCCGCGCTCGACGCGGCGCTCGCCGCCCAACGGGCCGCGGGGCTGCCCGAGATCGAGGTCGCGCCCCTGGCGGGCAAGCTGCTGAACCTGCTGGTGCGGTTGAGCGGGGCGCGGCGGGTGCTGGAGATCGGCACGCTCGGCGGCTACTCCACGATCTGGCTCGCACGCGCCGTGGGGGAGGAGGGACGGGTCGTGACGGTCGAGGCCGAGGCGGACAACGCCGCGGTGGCCAGGGCGAGCCTCGATGCGGCCGGTGTCGGCGAACGCGTGGACATCCGCATCGGCCGCGGCGCCGACGTGCTCCCGACGCTGGTGGGCGGGTTCGACCTGGTGTTCATCGACGCCGACAAGGAGTCCAACACCGTGTACCTGGACTGGGCCGCGCGGCTCGGGCATCCCGGCACCGTGGTCGTGCTCGACAACATCGGCCGCGACGGTGAGATCGTGCGCGAGGACTCGACCGATCCGAAGGTCGTCGGCACCAGGGAGGGCCTGCGGATGCTGGGGGAGGACCCGCGGTTCGATGCGACCGCGCTGCAGACCGTGGGGCTGAAGGGCTGGGACGGCGTCGCACTGGCCCTCGTGGTCTGA
- a CDS encoding PaaI family thioesterase → MRITPRRLAAGMSLWIPNLFSGIRVRRFSEDWTHATVELHVNVFTRNYVKTAFGGSMSAMTDPYFFMLVMHQLGRDYVVWDTRGEIEFLKPGRGVLTAEFSVPREKAEELRQRAHGGGKVLEWFETVITDGDGDTVARVRRQVYIREKKRVAAARR, encoded by the coding sequence ATGCGCATCACCCCCCGCCGCCTCGCGGCCGGCATGAGCCTGTGGATCCCGAACCTGTTCAGCGGCATCCGCGTGCGCCGGTTCAGCGAGGACTGGACCCACGCGACCGTCGAGCTGCACGTCAACGTCTTCACCCGCAACTACGTCAAGACGGCGTTCGGCGGCTCCATGTCGGCCATGACCGACCCGTACTTCTTCATGCTCGTGATGCACCAGCTCGGGCGCGACTACGTGGTGTGGGACACCCGCGGCGAGATCGAGTTCCTCAAGCCGGGACGCGGCGTGCTCACGGCCGAGTTCTCGGTGCCGCGGGAGAAGGCGGAGGAGCTGCGGCAGCGCGCCCACGGCGGCGGCAAGGTGCTCGAGTGGTTCGAGACCGTGATCACCGACGGCGACGGCGACACCGTGGCGAGGGTGCGGCGCCAGGTGTACATCCGCGAGAAGAAGCGCGTCGCCGCCGCCCGCCGCTGA
- a CDS encoding APC family permease → MPLARRLTLADAVAIGLGSMIGAGVFAVWAPAIGVAGSGILIALAIAAVVAYCNATASAQLAAVHPVAGGTYAYARAEIGPWWGFVAGWSFVIGKIASCAAMAMTFAAYAVPPAWQTPVAVLAVAALAVVNCFGVTRTALLTRILVACSLLGLAVVVILGLGAAPTSTPAPLPDATAYGVLQGAGLLFFAFAGYARIATMGEEVTDPARTIPRAIALALGGAVVVYALVGLTVVLVLGAEVQGATAPLADVLVAAGWSWATPLVRIAAAAASLGALLALLTGIGRTVLAMAREGDLPRFLSRIDARHQVPQRAELVLAALVIALVLAADLRTAIGFSSFGVLLYYLIANAAAFRQRGAARRSPRALQVVGALGCLVLVNTLPVAASLIGTAVVVAGVAYRLVRLRLERRADHSRSAER, encoded by the coding sequence GTGCCCCTCGCCCGACGCCTGACCCTCGCCGACGCCGTCGCGATCGGCCTCGGCTCGATGATCGGCGCCGGCGTGTTCGCCGTGTGGGCCCCGGCCATCGGCGTCGCGGGCAGCGGCATCCTGATCGCCCTCGCGATCGCCGCCGTCGTGGCCTACTGCAACGCCACCGCGTCGGCACAGCTCGCCGCCGTCCACCCGGTCGCGGGCGGCACGTACGCCTACGCGCGCGCCGAGATCGGCCCGTGGTGGGGCTTCGTCGCCGGCTGGAGCTTCGTGATCGGCAAGATCGCGAGCTGCGCGGCCATGGCGATGACGTTCGCTGCCTACGCCGTCCCGCCCGCCTGGCAGACGCCGGTCGCGGTGCTCGCCGTCGCGGCGCTCGCGGTCGTCAACTGCTTCGGCGTCACCCGCACCGCGCTGCTGACCCGGATCCTTGTCGCCTGCTCCCTGCTCGGGCTCGCGGTCGTGGTGATCCTCGGGCTCGGCGCCGCTCCCACCTCGACCCCCGCCCCGCTGCCCGACGCGACCGCGTACGGCGTGCTCCAAGGAGCCGGGCTGCTGTTCTTCGCATTCGCCGGCTACGCCCGGATCGCGACGATGGGCGAAGAGGTCACCGACCCCGCGCGCACGATCCCCCGCGCGATCGCCCTGGCCCTCGGCGGCGCCGTGGTCGTCTATGCGCTGGTCGGCCTCACCGTGGTGCTGGTGCTCGGCGCCGAGGTGCAGGGCGCGACCGCGCCGCTGGCGGACGTGCTCGTCGCCGCCGGCTGGTCGTGGGCGACGCCCCTGGTGCGGATCGCCGCGGCGGCCGCGTCCCTCGGGGCACTCCTGGCGCTGCTCACCGGCATCGGACGCACGGTGCTCGCGATGGCCAGGGAGGGCGATCTGCCGCGGTTCCTGTCCCGCATCGACGCCCGGCATCAGGTGCCCCAGCGCGCGGAACTCGTGCTCGCGGCGCTCGTGATCGCGCTGGTGCTGGCGGCCGACCTGCGCACCGCGATCGGCTTCTCCTCGTTCGGGGTGCTGCTCTACTACCTGATCGCGAACGCCGCGGCCTTCCGTCAGCGCGGTGCCGCCCGACGGTCGCCGCGCGCGCTCCAGGTGGTCGGCGCGCTCGGCTGCCTGGTGCTCGTGAACACGCTGCCCGTGGCGGCGTCCCTCATCGGAACGGCCGTGGTCGTCGCCGGGGTGGCCTATCGACTCGTGCGGTTGCGGCTCGAACGGCGCGCCGATCACTCCCGCAGCGCGGAACGGTAG
- a CDS encoding SGNH/GDSL hydrolase family protein, with protein sequence MRRLRPVFAAVSAVALLTAVLRLVLVRQAALARRRIGKPLGEVSLDADRLWRPGLDGAPLDLLLVGDSLAAGLGAQRPKQTLGGRLAKALARGLGRPVRLRTVARVGAESRDLATQLDALPPGYRPHVAVVVVGGNDVTHRLPVAESARHLDDAVRRLRDLGAGVVVGTCPDLGALRAVPQPLRRIASSLSRRLAAVQAEAARRAGAEPVDLRRAVGPLFFDEPEAMFSLDRFHPSPLGYRRTAEALLPAVQRATVVALSSRRPAPR encoded by the coding sequence GTGCGTCGCCTCCGTCCCGTGTTCGCCGCCGTGTCCGCCGTCGCCCTGCTGACCGCGGTGCTGCGCCTCGTGCTGGTCCGTCAGGCCGCGCTCGCGCGACGGCGCATCGGCAAGCCGCTCGGGGAGGTGTCGCTCGATGCCGACCGGCTCTGGCGGCCGGGGCTCGACGGCGCCCCGCTCGACCTGCTGCTGGTGGGAGACTCGCTCGCGGCGGGGCTGGGGGCGCAGCGCCCCAAGCAGACCCTGGGCGGACGACTCGCCAAGGCGCTCGCGCGTGGTCTGGGGCGTCCGGTGCGCCTGCGTACGGTGGCGAGGGTCGGCGCGGAGTCGCGCGACCTCGCGACGCAGCTGGACGCGTTGCCGCCCGGGTACCGTCCGCACGTCGCGGTGGTCGTGGTGGGCGGGAACGACGTGACGCATCGCCTGCCGGTCGCCGAGTCCGCGCGGCACCTGGATGACGCGGTGCGGCGGCTGCGCGACCTCGGCGCCGGGGTCGTGGTGGGCACCTGCCCGGATCTGGGGGCGCTCCGCGCGGTGCCGCAGCCGCTGCGCCGCATCGCCTCGAGCCTGTCGCGTCGGCTCGCCGCCGTGCAGGCGGAGGCGGCCCGCCGCGCGGGGGCCGAGCCGGTCGATCTGCGCCGCGCCGTGGGGCCGCTGTTCTTCGACGAGCCGGAGGCGATGTTCAGCCTCGACCGGTTCCACCCGAGCCCGCTCGGCTACCGGCGCACCGCGGAGGCGCTGCTCCCCGCCGTGCAGCGGGCGACCGTCGTCGCGCTCAGCTCGCGTCGGCCTGCCCCGCGCTGA
- a CDS encoding DUF1648 domain-containing protein → MTTHDLTRTPPALLRWARLLFVLVAVAAPVVITAIAAAVLLSWLPSLPGTVAVHWGLDGADRFGAPIVYLWLLLGVGLGLPLLMAATTLAAVAAHWGGAARLMGALAAGMSGFAAVLSLGSLWIQRDLASTAEVPGIGVVTALAFAALLVTGGVAWLVQPRVRPEPGRTLEPRHVVRVADGERVVWVGTTTMPRGALAFLLVVLLGLIALAVWMLAGGITGAWIAVLVTVVVAFAVAATASFRMRVTPEGLTAQAPLGWPRQRIPVDRIVSARAVTVSPFGEFGGWGWRFSPDGRSGIVMRQGSAIEVARRDHGPFIVTIDGAEEAAALLQAYVDRAAARTDHGGGPDGATERSGR, encoded by the coding sequence ATGACGACCCACGACCTCACCCGCACGCCGCCCGCGCTGCTGCGGTGGGCGCGCCTCCTCTTCGTCCTGGTCGCGGTCGCCGCACCCGTGGTCATCACGGCCATCGCCGCCGCGGTGCTGCTGTCCTGGCTGCCCTCGCTCCCCGGCACCGTCGCGGTGCACTGGGGTCTCGACGGCGCCGACCGCTTCGGTGCCCCGATCGTCTACCTCTGGCTGCTCCTCGGCGTCGGGCTCGGCCTCCCGCTCCTGATGGCCGCGACCACGCTCGCCGCGGTGGCTGCGCACTGGGGCGGAGCCGCCCGGCTGATGGGTGCGCTCGCGGCCGGCATGTCCGGGTTCGCGGCGGTGCTGAGCCTCGGGTCGCTGTGGATCCAGCGCGACCTCGCGTCGACCGCCGAGGTCCCGGGCATCGGCGTCGTGACGGCGCTCGCGTTCGCCGCTCTCCTCGTCACCGGAGGTGTCGCCTGGCTCGTTCAGCCCAGGGTGAGGCCCGAGCCCGGGCGCACGCTCGAGCCGCGGCACGTCGTGCGGGTGGCCGACGGGGAACGGGTGGTCTGGGTGGGCACCACGACCATGCCCCGCGGGGCCCTGGCCTTCCTTCTGGTCGTCCTCCTCGGGCTGATCGCGCTGGCGGTGTGGATGCTCGCGGGCGGCATCACCGGGGCGTGGATCGCGGTCCTGGTGACCGTGGTGGTGGCGTTCGCCGTGGCCGCGACGGCGTCGTTCCGGATGCGTGTGACACCCGAGGGCCTCACGGCGCAGGCTCCGCTCGGCTGGCCGCGTCAGCGCATCCCGGTCGACCGCATCGTGTCCGCGCGAGCCGTGACCGTCTCGCCGTTCGGGGAGTTCGGCGGATGGGGGTGGCGCTTCTCGCCGGACGGCCGCAGCGGCATCGTGATGCGACAGGGCTCCGCGATCGAGGTGGCGCGCCGCGACCACGGACCGTTCATCGTGACGATCGACGGGGCGGAGGAGGCCGCGGCACTGCTGCAGGCCTACGTCGATCGGGCCGCCGCGCGGACGGACCACGGGGGAGGGCCCGACGGGGCGACCGAGAGGAGCGGACGATGA
- a CDS encoding CPBP family intramembrane glutamic endopeptidase — translation MTVDDTTRDAEGAVTRVPWAAVIVFIATACGLAWLVALPLWLGAGLAEPISTLLLPAMMLTPALATVLVVFVMRVPRPGARLRFLGLWPLRPAKRVVWLLVAAWLIPPLLVGLGILVSAALGWVRLDPTSGAFAAELARALPAGTPMPPVEVVVFAQLAMIPLGALVNAGFAFGEELGWRGWLLPALRPLGTWPALLLSGVIWGLWHSPVILLGYNFGRTDVTGVLFMVGGCVAWGVLFGWLRLRSGSVWPAVVAHGSLNAAAGMVVLFAATQPDLALAGPLGVAAWLVAAVVILVLLLTGQFRVQPPLAPRRAGAAAATLDAPRAPGVG, via the coding sequence ATGACCGTCGACGACACGACACGCGACGCGGAGGGAGCCGTGACGCGCGTGCCGTGGGCCGCGGTGATCGTGTTCATCGCGACAGCCTGCGGGCTCGCCTGGCTGGTCGCCCTGCCGCTCTGGCTGGGTGCGGGGCTCGCCGAGCCGATCTCGACGCTCCTGCTGCCGGCCATGATGCTGACGCCCGCCCTCGCGACGGTGCTCGTGGTGTTCGTGATGCGGGTGCCCAGGCCGGGTGCGCGCCTGCGCTTCCTGGGGCTCTGGCCGCTGCGCCCGGCGAAGCGCGTCGTGTGGCTCCTGGTCGCGGCGTGGCTGATCCCCCCGCTGCTGGTGGGGCTCGGCATCCTGGTCTCCGCCGCCCTCGGCTGGGTGCGGCTCGACCCGACGTCCGGGGCGTTCGCGGCCGAGCTGGCACGGGCGCTCCCCGCCGGCACGCCGATGCCGCCGGTCGAGGTCGTGGTGTTCGCGCAGCTCGCGATGATCCCACTCGGCGCGCTGGTCAACGCGGGGTTCGCGTTCGGTGAGGAACTGGGGTGGCGCGGGTGGCTGCTGCCCGCCCTGCGTCCGCTGGGCACCTGGCCGGCACTGCTGCTCAGCGGCGTCATCTGGGGTCTGTGGCACAGTCCGGTGATCCTGCTCGGCTACAACTTCGGTCGCACCGACGTCACCGGCGTGCTGTTCATGGTCGGCGGGTGCGTCGCGTGGGGTGTGCTGTTCGGCTGGCTGCGCCTGCGCTCCGGGTCGGTGTGGCCGGCGGTCGTCGCGCACGGTTCGCTGAACGCCGCGGCCGGGATGGTGGTGCTGTTCGCCGCGACACAGCCCGACCTCGCGCTGGCGGGACCGCTGGGTGTCGCGGCCTGGCTGGTCGCGGCGGTGGTGATCCTCGTGCTGCTGCTGACCGGGCAGTTCCGGGTGCAGCCGCCGCTCGCGCCGCGGCGAGCCGGAGCAGCGGCGGCGACGCTTGACGCGCCGCGTGCGCCGGGGGTTGGCTGA
- a CDS encoding GntR family transcriptional regulator — MLIRVDVDSPHALYDQVAASIRADILAGALTPGDRLPAARDVATALDINQHTVLHAYQRLRDEGLVDLRRGRGAVIAASAAPLVELAHEIDGLVRRAAAVGVSAETLAGIVRTHRAPVDDRSTPAAQRTTPRTTPRTTEEDSP; from the coding sequence ATGCTGATCCGCGTCGACGTCGACAGTCCGCACGCGCTGTACGACCAGGTCGCCGCGTCCATCCGGGCCGACATCCTGGCGGGCGCGCTCACCCCGGGCGACCGGCTGCCCGCGGCGCGCGACGTCGCGACTGCGCTCGACATCAACCAGCACACGGTGCTGCACGCCTACCAGCGGCTGCGCGACGAGGGTCTCGTCGACCTCCGGCGCGGCAGGGGCGCGGTGATCGCGGCCTCCGCGGCCCCGCTGGTCGAGCTTGCGCACGAGATCGACGGACTCGTCCGTCGTGCCGCCGCGGTGGGGGTCTCCGCCGAGACGCTCGCCGGCATCGTCCGCACCCACCGTGCTCCCGTCGACGACCGGAGCACCCCCGCCGCACAGCGCACCACACCGCGCACCACACCGCGCACCACAGAGGAGGATTCGCCATGA
- a CDS encoding AraC family transcriptional regulator yields MVNPTRGVLYPARLPQFHRLPAPPEVRHLVAWFWIPEWDIEPGRSSRQEVVSYPALNLVVEPDAVTLSGATTRLFHRDLSGRGWAVGALLRPAAVPALEPDPAALVDTARAVAAPELHDGVSAAMSTGEGHRERAVAAFSRWLVANAPAGDDDARGANAVFDALFGDGAALTPEEAATRLAVSVRTLQRLTRRHVGLSPAAMIRRRRLQEAAQRVRDEPAVDLASLAAELGYADHAHLTRDFRAVLGIAPRGYRSALRE; encoded by the coding sequence ATGGTGAATCCGACCAGGGGTGTGCTGTATCCCGCGCGATTGCCCCAGTTCCACCGCCTGCCCGCTCCGCCCGAGGTCCGGCACCTCGTGGCGTGGTTCTGGATCCCGGAGTGGGACATCGAGCCCGGACGCTCCTCCCGGCAGGAGGTGGTGTCGTATCCGGCGCTCAACCTCGTGGTCGAGCCCGACGCCGTGACGCTGTCCGGCGCGACCACCCGCCTGTTCCACCGCGACCTGAGCGGGCGCGGCTGGGCCGTCGGCGCCCTCCTGCGTCCGGCAGCGGTGCCCGCGCTCGAGCCCGATCCGGCAGCCCTCGTCGACACCGCCCGCGCGGTCGCGGCACCGGAGCTGCACGACGGGGTGTCGGCGGCGATGTCGACGGGGGAGGGGCACCGGGAGCGCGCGGTCGCGGCGTTCTCCCGCTGGCTCGTGGCGAACGCGCCGGCGGGCGACGACGATGCCCGAGGTGCGAACGCCGTGTTCGACGCCCTGTTCGGCGACGGGGCGGCGCTGACCCCCGAGGAGGCCGCGACGCGCCTGGCGGTGTCGGTGCGCACCCTGCAGCGCCTCACCCGACGGCACGTGGGGCTGTCGCCCGCGGCCATGATCCGTCGCCGACGGTTGCAGGAGGCCGCGCAGCGCGTGCGCGATGAGCCCGCGGTCGACCTGGCGTCGCTCGCGGCCGAGCTCGGGTACGCCGACCACGCGCACCTGACCCGGGACTTCCGGGCCGTGCTGGGCATCGCTCCGCGGGGCTACCGTTCCGCGCTGCGGGAGTGA
- a CDS encoding VOC family protein, translated as MTDQTPADLPVTGVTGAHTTDGRPHGVTSLTPFLAIPDAAGALAFYRDVFGARVIDVTEFGDVVAHADLDFGTGRLQLGEPSPDYHLVPPPAGDDACYSLGLYVPDVDAVVERAVAAGATVREPAMHFVSGDRFASIRDPFGVRWSIMTRVEDLSDEESARRVAEWAASFSAGQADAS; from the coding sequence ATGACCGATCAGACACCCGCAGACCTGCCCGTCACCGGCGTGACCGGTGCGCACACGACCGACGGCCGCCCGCACGGCGTGACCTCGCTCACCCCGTTCCTCGCGATCCCCGACGCCGCCGGTGCGCTCGCGTTCTACCGCGACGTGTTCGGAGCCCGCGTGATCGACGTGACCGAGTTCGGCGACGTCGTGGCCCACGCCGACCTCGACTTCGGCACCGGTCGACTGCAACTGGGCGAGCCCAGTCCCGACTACCACCTCGTGCCGCCGCCCGCCGGCGACGACGCCTGCTATTCCCTCGGCCTCTACGTGCCCGACGTCGACGCCGTGGTCGAGCGCGCCGTGGCCGCCGGTGCCACCGTGCGCGAGCCCGCGATGCACTTCGTGTCGGGCGACCGCTTCGCCAGCATCCGCGACCCCTTCGGCGTGCGATGGTCGATCATGACCAGGGTCGAAGACCTCTCGGACGAGGAGAGCGCGCGCCGCGTCGCCGAATGGGCGGCGTCGTTCAGCGCGGGGCAGGCCGACGCGAGCTGA
- the eno gene encoding phosphopyruvate hydratase: MALIEAVGAREILDSRGNPTVEVEVLLDDGIVQRAAVPSGASTGAFEAYELRDGDKSRYGGKGVRKAVEAVIDELGPALEGVEASEQRIVDEILIEVDGTENKKRVGANAILGVSLAVAKAAADSADLPLFRYLGGPNAHVLPVPLFNVINGGEHADNGIDMQEFFLAPIGAETYSEALRWGVETYHVLRAELKAAGYATGLGDEGGFAPDLPSNREGLDFLVKAIEKAGFTPGTDIALGLDVAATEFFNDGVYRLDNKDWDAAALTEYYVGLVNDFPIVTIEDALAEDDWDNWKHLTEALGSKVQLVGDDLFVTNPQRLADGIARGVANSLLVKVNQIGTLTETFDAVSLAQRSGYTAMLSHRSGETEDTTIADLVVATNAGQIKAGAPARSERVAKYNQLLRIEEELGDAAVFAGRSAFPRYRA; this comes from the coding sequence GTGGCACTGATCGAGGCTGTAGGCGCACGCGAGATTCTCGACTCGCGCGGAAACCCGACCGTCGAGGTGGAGGTGCTCCTCGACGACGGCATCGTGCAGCGTGCGGCCGTGCCGTCCGGTGCGTCGACCGGCGCCTTCGAGGCGTACGAGCTGCGCGACGGCGACAAGAGCCGCTACGGGGGCAAGGGCGTGCGCAAGGCCGTCGAGGCCGTGATCGACGAGCTCGGCCCGGCGCTCGAGGGCGTGGAGGCGAGCGAGCAGCGCATCGTCGACGAGATCCTGATCGAGGTCGACGGCACCGAGAACAAGAAGCGCGTCGGCGCGAACGCCATCCTCGGCGTCAGCCTTGCGGTCGCGAAGGCCGCCGCCGACTCCGCAGACCTCCCGCTGTTCCGCTACCTGGGCGGCCCCAACGCGCACGTGCTGCCCGTGCCGCTGTTCAACGTGATCAACGGCGGCGAGCACGCCGACAACGGCATCGACATGCAGGAGTTCTTCCTCGCTCCGATCGGCGCCGAGACCTACTCCGAAGCGCTGCGCTGGGGCGTCGAGACCTACCACGTGCTGCGTGCCGAGCTGAAGGCCGCCGGCTACGCCACGGGCCTCGGCGACGAGGGCGGCTTCGCCCCCGACCTGCCCAGCAACCGCGAGGGCCTCGACTTCCTGGTCAAGGCCATCGAGAAGGCCGGGTTCACCCCGGGCACCGACATCGCGCTGGGCCTCGACGTCGCCGCCACCGAGTTCTTCAACGACGGCGTGTACCGCCTCGACAACAAGGACTGGGACGCCGCGGCGCTGACCGAGTACTACGTCGGCCTGGTGAACGACTTCCCGATCGTCACCATCGAAGACGCACTCGCCGAAGACGACTGGGACAACTGGAAGCACCTCACCGAGGCGCTCGGCTCGAAGGTGCAGCTGGTCGGCGACGACCTGTTCGTCACCAACCCGCAGCGTCTCGCCGACGGCATCGCCCGCGGCGTGGCCAACTCGCTGCTGGTGAAGGTCAACCAGATCGGCACGCTCACCGAGACGTTCGACGCGGTCAGCCTGGCGCAGCGCTCCGGCTACACGGCCATGCTGTCGCACCGCTCGGGCGAGACGGAGGACACCACGATCGCCGACCTCGTGGTCGCCACGAACGCGGGTCAGATCAAGGCGGGTGCCCCGGCGCGCAGCGAGCGCGTCGCGAAGTACAACCAGCTGCTGCGCATCGAGGAGGAGCTCGGCGACGCCGCGGTCTTCGCCGGCCGCTCTGCGTTCCCGCGCTACCGGGCCTGA